In Alphaproteobacteria bacterium, one genomic interval encodes:
- a CDS encoding indolepyruvate oxidoreductase subunit beta family protein — MGTQDLRPLCLLIGALGGEGGGVLADWLTEAATAEDYPVQRTSVPGVAQRTGATTYYLEILPTKRGDLGDRQPVFALFPNPGTLDLVVATEILEAGRAMERGFVTPERTTLIASTHRIFAIAEKSVPADGRYDSDRIAAAAKELAKQPILFDIAALSREKRVSLNAVLLGTIAGAGVLPFDDDVYRHAVRAAGKAVTENLKGFDIGLAAVRKPPPAATPSLKRGTTQVSPLTARAQDTLPAELHEIAREALPRLTRFQNKAYALRWVDRTRDLAAAEQRVGIAPGTVSSDAAKQLAVWMSFEDIVRVAEVKSRGARRGQLMRDIGAAPGQVVRVTEFLKPGIPEWADMMPPGLGKRVRGWAARRGSTMNIGLRIRSDTVLGYLALFFLARLRWWRPHTLRFAEENADIATWLTAIENALTKDVALAREIAELPRLRKGYGETRERGVGKYLRVMEEIVAPWLAGTPPNGAAAVLKSLRLQAMADADDGKFATLFQKTLDETNDNLKAAAE; from the coding sequence GTGGGCACGCAAGACCTCCGTCCCCTTTGCCTGCTGATCGGCGCCCTTGGCGGCGAAGGCGGCGGCGTGCTGGCCGACTGGCTGACAGAGGCAGCGACCGCCGAAGACTATCCGGTGCAGCGAACATCCGTACCGGGTGTGGCCCAGCGCACAGGCGCGACCACCTACTACCTCGAAATTCTGCCCACGAAGCGCGGCGACCTTGGCGACCGGCAACCGGTATTCGCGCTGTTTCCAAATCCCGGTACCTTGGACCTCGTCGTCGCGACCGAAATTCTGGAGGCCGGACGGGCGATGGAGCGCGGTTTCGTGACGCCCGAGCGCACGACGTTAATCGCCTCGACCCATCGCATATTCGCTATTGCCGAGAAGAGCGTCCCCGCCGACGGGCGCTACGATTCGGACCGCATTGCCGCCGCCGCGAAGGAACTGGCCAAGCAACCGATCCTGTTCGATATCGCCGCGCTGAGCCGCGAAAAGCGGGTGTCGCTCAACGCGGTCCTACTCGGCACGATCGCGGGCGCAGGTGTGTTGCCGTTCGACGATGACGTTTACCGGCACGCGGTGCGCGCAGCCGGCAAGGCTGTCACGGAGAACCTCAAGGGGTTCGATATCGGGCTAGCTGCCGTGCGCAAACCGCCTCCCGCCGCGACACCCTCCCTGAAGCGGGGAACGACCCAGGTCTCCCCGCTGACCGCTCGTGCGCAGGACACGCTGCCCGCGGAACTCCATGAAATCGCGCGCGAGGCATTGCCTCGATTGACCCGGTTTCAAAACAAGGCCTATGCCCTTCGCTGGGTCGACCGTACTCGCGATCTTGCCGCCGCCGAACAACGGGTTGGAATTGCACCGGGCACCGTGTCCTCCGATGCGGCAAAGCAACTCGCGGTGTGGATGAGCTTTGAGGACATCGTTCGGGTAGCCGAGGTCAAGTCGCGCGGCGCACGGCGCGGCCAACTGATGCGGGACATCGGCGCGGCGCCCGGCCAGGTCGTACGTGTCACCGAATTTCTGAAACCGGGGATCCCCGAGTGGGCCGACATGATGCCGCCGGGACTTGGCAAGCGCGTGCGGGGCTGGGCGGCGCGGCGCGGCAGTACAATGAACATCGGATTGCGCATTCGCTCGGACACCGTCCTTGGCTACCTCGCGCTCTTTTTTCTCGCCCGGCTACGCTGGTGGCGACCGCACACGCTACGTTTTGCCGAAGAGAACGCGGACATTGCGACGTGGCTCACCGCGATCGAAAACGCGCTAACAAAGGACGTCGCGCTGGCACGCGAGATCGCCGAGCTGCCGCGCCTGCGCAAGGGCTACGGCGAGACTCGCGAACGCGGTGTCGGCAAGTATCTTCGCGTCATGGAGGAAATCGTAGCGCCCTGGCTTGCCGGGACGCCCCCCAACGGCGCCGCCGCCGTCCTCAAGTCACTTCGTCTACAAGCGATGGCCGATGCCGACGACGGGAAATTCGCGACGTTGTTCCAAAAGACCCTCGACGAGACAAACGACAACCTAAAGGCTGCGGCGGAGTAG
- a CDS encoding HAD-IA family hydrolase, with product MTVVLFDLGNVLIEVAGYRVLGEWLGEPDHEKVVEHWLASPAVQLFERGACTPEAFAAAIIAAYRLDLTADAFLHVFASWPQGLSPGAADLVDAVSRRATTACLSNSNVIHWNGQRDHDRIRGLFAYAFSSHEIGHVKPDRAAFAHVIDALGVPPDEVVFLDDAASNVAAASSMGMRAHRVVGVDQARSVLTALGLVSPTLSQSARR from the coding sequence GTGACGGTCGTTCTATTCGACCTCGGGAATGTGCTGATCGAGGTTGCCGGCTACCGCGTACTCGGCGAGTGGCTTGGCGAGCCCGACCATGAGAAGGTCGTCGAACACTGGCTTGCCTCACCCGCAGTGCAACTATTCGAGCGCGGCGCCTGTACGCCAGAAGCGTTCGCTGCGGCGATCATCGCCGCCTACCGCCTCGACCTGACAGCCGATGCGTTCCTCCACGTCTTCGCCAGTTGGCCGCAGGGACTATCGCCCGGCGCAGCCGACCTCGTCGATGCCGTAAGCCGCCGCGCCACCACGGCCTGCCTTAGCAACTCCAACGTCATTCATTGGAACGGGCAAAGGGATCACGACCGTATCCGTGGCCTGTTCGCCTACGCGTTCTCCTCCCACGAGATCGGCCATGTGAAGCCAGACCGCGCGGCTTTCGCACACGTGATCGACGCGCTGGGCGTGCCGCCCGACGAGGTCGTTTTCCTCGACGATGCGGCCTCGAACGTTGCTGCAGCAAGCTCTATGGGCATGCGCGCCCATCGTGTGGTTGGGGTAGACCAAGCTCGTTCGGTATTGACGGCGCTGGGTTTGGTTTCCCCAACATTATCCCAGTCGGCGCGGCGCTAG
- the kynA gene encoding tryptophan 2,3-dioxygenase, producing the protein MAQNRDLTHQRLADEAFHTDFGKGMAYGDYLDLGRLLAAQNLRSTAHDEMLFIVMHQCSELWMKLMIHELGAAVAHLRNDSLRPAFKMTARVSQIQEQLTQSWGILATMTPTDYLTFRDTLGAASGFQSFQYRTLEFMMGNKDRKYLAPHKDRPEWHDALKAVLEAPSLYDETIGLLARKGFAIDPSEVNRDWSEPRDSNDSVRAAWVEIYSNAEKHWDLYEWAEELVDLEDAFQTWRFRHRTTVERIIGHKRGTGGTSGVGYLKRALEIRFFPELWDARTDL; encoded by the coding sequence ATGGCCCAGAACAGAGACCTCACTCACCAACGGCTCGCCGATGAGGCTTTTCATACCGACTTCGGTAAAGGAATGGCCTACGGCGACTATCTCGACCTCGGACGTTTGCTTGCAGCACAGAACCTACGCTCGACCGCGCACGACGAAATGCTGTTCATCGTCATGCACCAATGCAGCGAATTGTGGATGAAGTTGATGATCCACGAACTCGGCGCGGCGGTCGCGCACCTACGCAACGATTCGCTGCGACCGGCATTCAAAATGACGGCGCGCGTCAGCCAAATTCAAGAACAGCTTACCCAGTCGTGGGGCATCCTCGCGACGATGACGCCGACCGATTATTTGACCTTCCGCGATACGTTGGGCGCAGCGTCGGGGTTCCAGTCGTTTCAGTACAGGACGCTAGAATTCATGATGGGCAACAAGGATCGCAAATACCTCGCGCCCCATAAGGACCGGCCCGAATGGCACGATGCACTCAAGGCCGTCCTGGAAGCGCCGAGCCTCTACGACGAAACCATCGGCCTCCTGGCCCGCAAGGGCTTTGCGATCGACCCGAGCGAAGTGAACCGCGACTGGAGCGAACCGCGCGACTCAAACGATAGCGTGCGCGCGGCCTGGGTCGAAATCTACAGCAACGCCGAAAAACACTGGGACCTATACGAATGGGCCGAAGAATTGGTCGATCTCGAAGATGCATTCCAGACTTGGCGGTTCCGGCACCGCACCACCGTCGAGCGCATCATCGGCCACAAGCGAGGCACCGGCGGGACCAGCGGCGTGGGATACCTCAAACGCGCGCTCGAGATACGCTTCTTTCCTGAACTGTGGGACGCACGGACCGACCTATGA
- the kynU gene encoding kynureninase, with product MSVATLDDCAARDAADPLARHRDAFVLPEEVIYLDGNSLGALPKTVAARLQSAVTEDWGQGLVRSWNDAAWIDLPAKLGAKIAPLIGAAAKDVIVADSTSVNLFKLLVAALRLRPDRRTILMEARDFPTDLYIAQGVAALMGDGYNCRIVPTKELAAAIDGTIAVVALTHVNFKTGAVHDMAGLTARSHRAGALTIWDLCHTAGALPVDLAGADVDFALGCTYKYLNGGPGAPAFVYVPKSLQAEFHQPLTGWMGHADPFSFVDDYAPADGIRRALSGTPTILSMVALDAALDVWADVDMTALRAKSVALGDLFIQLVEARCAGQGFTLASPRDGTRRGSQVSFRHPHGYAVMQALIARGVIGDFRAPDIVRFGFAPLYIGYVDVWQAADALFDIMETRAWDTPRFKTRAAVT from the coding sequence ATGAGTGTGGCAACCCTCGACGACTGCGCCGCGCGCGACGCGGCCGACCCCCTCGCCCGCCACCGCGACGCCTTCGTGTTGCCAGAAGAGGTGATCTATCTCGACGGCAATTCGCTTGGCGCCCTCCCCAAAACCGTTGCTGCCCGTCTCCAAAGTGCCGTTACCGAAGATTGGGGTCAGGGTTTGGTGCGAAGTTGGAACGATGCTGCCTGGATCGACCTGCCGGCAAAACTCGGCGCCAAGATCGCGCCGCTGATCGGTGCGGCGGCCAAGGATGTGATCGTCGCCGACAGCACCTCGGTCAACCTGTTCAAACTGCTGGTCGCCGCGCTGCGGCTGCGACCCGATCGCCGGACGATCCTGATGGAAGCGCGCGACTTTCCGACCGATCTGTACATTGCCCAGGGCGTAGCGGCGCTGATGGGCGACGGCTATAACTGCCGCATCGTACCGACTAAAGAACTCGCAGCGGCGATTGACGGGACGATTGCAGTAGTGGCGCTCACCCACGTCAACTTCAAGACTGGTGCGGTGCACGACATGGCAGGGTTGACCGCTCGCTCCCACCGGGCCGGCGCCCTGACGATCTGGGACCTGTGCCATACCGCCGGCGCACTGCCGGTCGACCTCGCGGGTGCGGACGTCGATTTCGCACTGGGATGTACCTATAAATACCTCAATGGCGGACCCGGTGCGCCGGCCTTCGTCTATGTACCTAAATCCCTTCAAGCCGAGTTCCATCAGCCGCTTACCGGATGGATGGGCCATGCCGATCCGTTTTCATTCGTTGACGACTACGCACCGGCCGACGGTATACGCCGTGCCTTGTCTGGAACGCCGACCATTCTGTCGATGGTCGCGCTCGATGCCGCGCTCGATGTGTGGGCCGATGTCGACATGACGGCGCTCCGCGCCAAGAGCGTCGCGCTGGGCGATCTGTTCATCCAACTGGTCGAAGCACGGTGCGCAGGGCAAGGATTCACACTTGCAAGCCCGCGTGACGGCACCCGCCGCGGCTCGCAGGTATCGTTTCGCCATCCTCACGGATATGCCGTGATGCAAGCGTTGATCGCGCGTGGCGTAATCGGCGATTTTCGTGCACCCGATATCGTGCGCTTCGGCTTTGCCCCGCTCTATATCGGTTACGTCGATGTGTGGCAGGCCGCCGACGCCCTGTTCGACATCATGGAAACGCGCGCCTGGGACACGCCCCGGTTCAAAACCAGGGCAGCGGTGACATAA
- a CDS encoding class I SAM-dependent methyltransferase: MSHSAKFWNRMAAGYARRPVADEASYQKKLAITRSYLKPGMAVLEFGCGTGSTAITHAPHVAHIHAIDISTNMIEIARRKAADAGVRNVTFECATLDSFMAPAEAFDVVLGLSILHLLPDRRGTIAKVYTMLKPGGIFVSSTICLGDSMKWLRPIVPAIAWLFGLVLRFFTSTELLHEMKDAGFNIDHEWRPGPNKAVFIIAKKPVA, translated from the coding sequence ATGAGCCACTCCGCCAAATTTTGGAACCGCATGGCGGCTGGCTACGCGCGCCGCCCCGTTGCAGACGAAGCGAGCTATCAGAAGAAGCTCGCGATCACGCGCAGCTATCTGAAACCCGGCATGGCGGTTCTGGAGTTTGGCTGCGGGACCGGGTCGACGGCGATTACCCATGCGCCACACGTCGCGCACATCCATGCCATCGACATCTCGACGAACATGATCGAGATCGCGCGCCGCAAGGCCGCCGACGCCGGCGTTCGCAACGTCACATTCGAGTGCGCCACTTTGGACTCCTTTATGGCCCCCGCCGAGGCGTTCGATGTGGTTCTGGGCCTGAGCATCCTGCATTTGTTGCCCGACCGCCGCGGCACTATCGCCAAGGTTTACACAATGCTGAAGCCAGGCGGGATCTTCGTCAGCAGTACCATCTGCTTGGGCGATTCGATGAAATGGCTGCGGCCAATCGTGCCGGCAATCGCGTGGCTCTTCGGTTTAGTTCTGCGCTTTTTCACGTCGACCGAACTTCTGCACGAGATGAAGGATGCAGGTTTCAACATCGACCACGAATGGCGACCGGGCCCCAACAAGGCCGTGTTCATCATCGCGAAAAAGCCGGTTGCCTGA
- a CDS encoding RidA family protein: MEIIQPDGWARPRGYSNGIVAEGRFLVVAGQIGWDADQRLVGPDFVDQLRQALLNIRAVLATAGVGPETLVRLTWYVTDIADYRSRVADVGAVYREVLGKIFPVMAVVAVSELVEPGAKVEIEATAILPR, translated from the coding sequence GTGGAAATCATACAACCCGACGGGTGGGCGCGACCGCGCGGCTATAGCAACGGTATCGTCGCCGAAGGTCGGTTCTTGGTCGTGGCAGGACAAATCGGTTGGGACGCGGACCAACGGTTGGTCGGCCCTGACTTCGTGGATCAATTGCGCCAGGCGCTGCTCAACATCCGCGCGGTGCTGGCGACCGCCGGCGTCGGTCCGGAAACGCTGGTGCGGCTAACCTGGTATGTCACCGATATCGCGGACTACCGGTCTCGCGTTGCCGACGTGGGCGCGGTCTACCGCGAGGTGCTGGGCAAGATCTTTCCGGTCATGGCGGTCGTCGCGGTAAGCGAATTGGTTGAACCCGGCGCGAAAGTCGAGATCGAGGCCACCGCCATTCTGCCGCGCTGA
- a CDS encoding SDR family NAD(P)-dependent oxidoreductase yields the protein MSKPLSGQHALVTGASRGIGAAVAAALADAGATLSLTARDGDAVRTVATDLSAAHGVAAYGYGADATDEKQIADMLASATAELGAPTILVNNAGGAESARLLDESRAQWDRTILLNLTSTFIAMQAVLPSMLAAGYGRIVNMASTAGLKGYAYVPSYCAAKHGVIGLTRAVALDTARKGVTVNAVCPGYTDTPMVADAIDQAAAASGRTREETVAAFTAANPQRRLIDPAEVAATVLWLVLPTSSSITGQSIAVAGGEVM from the coding sequence GTGAGCAAACCTTTGAGCGGCCAGCATGCGCTCGTAACCGGCGCCAGTCGTGGGATCGGTGCCGCGGTTGCCGCCGCGCTTGCGGATGCCGGCGCAACTCTATCGCTGACCGCCCGGGACGGCGACGCAGTACGCACGGTCGCGACCGACCTCTCCGCCGCCCATGGTGTCGCGGCGTACGGCTACGGCGCGGACGCGACCGACGAAAAACAAATCGCCGACATGCTCGCCTCGGCGACGGCGGAGCTCGGGGCACCGACGATCCTTGTGAACAACGCCGGCGGCGCCGAAAGCGCCCGCCTGCTCGACGAGAGCCGCGCGCAATGGGATCGGACGATTTTACTGAACCTGACTAGCACGTTCATTGCGATGCAGGCCGTTCTGCCGTCGATGCTCGCGGCAGGATACGGGCGGATCGTCAATATGGCATCGACCGCCGGGCTCAAGGGATACGCCTACGTTCCCTCCTATTGCGCGGCCAAACACGGCGTCATCGGGCTTACCCGTGCGGTCGCCCTCGACACCGCGCGCAAGGGCGTCACGGTCAACGCCGTTTGCCCGGGCTATACCGACACGCCGATGGTAGCAGATGCAATCGATCAAGCGGCGGCGGCATCCGGTCGGACCCGCGAAGAAACCGTCGCTGCGTTCACCGCCGCCAACCCGCAGCGACGCCTGATCGACCCGGCCGAGGTCGCCGCGACCGTTCTGTGGCTTGTGCTGCCCACATCGTCGTCCATTACCGGCCAATCCATCGCGGTTGCCGGCGGCGAGGTGATGTGA
- a CDS encoding MarR family transcriptional regulator, whose amino-acid sequence MNIGLPPQDYEAAAAQDDTLDLRVWLRLLSCANMIEAEIRRRLRREFGVTLPWFDAVAQLYREADGLTMSALSRRLMVTNGNATSLVDRLVAQGHATRKPDPQDQRVQRVRLTRKGRAAFERMHPAHRHWISELMGGTGQSDLGRLHGLLATLKGSIAQSLESVSSNAESRPT is encoded by the coding sequence GTGAATATCGGCTTACCGCCCCAGGACTACGAGGCCGCTGCGGCGCAGGACGACACTCTGGATCTGCGGGTGTGGCTACGATTGCTTTCGTGCGCCAACATGATCGAAGCGGAAATCCGCCGCCGGTTACGGCGCGAATTCGGTGTGACCCTGCCGTGGTTCGACGCCGTGGCGCAGCTCTACCGCGAGGCCGACGGCCTTACGATGTCGGCCCTGTCGCGCCGCTTGATGGTGACCAACGGGAACGCCACAAGTTTGGTCGATCGGCTGGTCGCACAGGGTCACGCTACGCGCAAACCCGACCCCCAGGATCAGCGAGTCCAGCGCGTCCGCCTCACCCGCAAAGGCCGGGCCGCATTCGAGCGGATGCACCCGGCCCACAGACACTGGATTAGCGAGCTGATGGGTGGCACCGGTCAATCCGACCTCGGTCGCTTGCATGGCCTTCTCGCGACTCTCAAAGGGTCGATTGCACAATCGCTCGAGTCCGTTTCTTCCAACGCCGAAAGTCGCCCGACATGA
- a CDS encoding enoyl-CoA hydratase family protein, whose product MNSFDAATFRPQHFDWNLDGQVATITLNRPERKNPLTFDSYAELRDTFRALSDSEGVRTVVVTGAGGNFSSGGDVHEIIGPLTKMDMPALMRFTRMTGDLVKAMRACPQVIVAAVDGICAGAGACVTMAADLRYGTERSKVGFLFARVGLAGCDMGACAMLPRIIGHGRAAELFYSGRMMAGQQAHDWGFFNDLVAPDAVLGYAQDKAREIAEGPFFAHSMTKRMMDQEWSMPLGEAIEHEAQAQAICMQTNDFTRAFEAFAAKQSPVFEGN is encoded by the coding sequence ATGAACAGCTTCGATGCCGCTACCTTCCGCCCGCAGCACTTCGACTGGAATCTCGATGGCCAAGTTGCCACGATCACGTTGAACAGGCCCGAACGAAAGAACCCGCTCACCTTCGACAGCTACGCCGAGTTGCGCGATACCTTCCGTGCGCTGTCCGACAGCGAGGGCGTCCGTACCGTGGTCGTTACCGGCGCGGGCGGTAATTTTTCATCCGGCGGCGACGTGCACGAAATCATCGGCCCCCTAACCAAGATGGACATGCCGGCGCTGATGCGCTTCACCCGCATGACCGGCGACTTGGTCAAAGCAATGCGCGCCTGCCCGCAAGTGATCGTAGCCGCTGTCGACGGGATTTGCGCCGGTGCCGGCGCTTGCGTGACGATGGCGGCAGACCTGCGCTACGGCACCGAGCGCAGCAAGGTTGGCTTCCTTTTCGCGCGGGTGGGGTTGGCGGGGTGCGACATGGGCGCCTGCGCCATGCTACCGCGCATAATCGGTCACGGACGGGCGGCCGAACTGTTCTATTCGGGCCGGATGATGGCGGGCCAGCAGGCCCACGATTGGGGCTTCTTCAACGACCTTGTCGCCCCCGATGCCGTGCTTGGCTATGCCCAGGACAAAGCGCGCGAGATTGCCGAGGGTCCGTTCTTCGCCCATTCGATGACCAAGCGGATGATGGACCAGGAATGGTCGATGCCGCTCGGCGAGGCCATCGAACACGAAGCACAAGCCCAGGCCATCTGTATGCAGACGAACGACTTTACCCGCGCCTTCGAAGCCTTCGCCGCGAAACAATCCCCGGTGTTCGAGGGCAATTGA
- a CDS encoding acyl-CoA dehydrogenase family protein: MADRTFLTWPFFENRHRDLADALEQWAGVTLTAFEERAHVEATVADATRDLVTVLGKGGWLRYAVPAPYGALDGLDVRSLCLVRETLARHLGLADFAFAMQGLGAAPVSLFGTSDQQGDLLPGIADGTRIGAFALSEPEAGSNPGDMTTQAQREGDHYVLNGEKTWISNGGIATQYTVFARTGAAGPKGLSAFVVPADAPGLRLAETIAIIAPHPLGRLIFEDCRIPVENLIGSEGDGFKIAMATLDTFRSTVGAAALGFARRALDETLTRVKARHIGNVALADHQMTQSRIADMALGIDTAALLIYRAAWTKDTQGTRISREAAMAKLHATEIAQQVIDSAVQLHGGLGVVSGSPVEVLYREIRSLRIYEGTSEIQKLIIAQQTLRNHEGAAA; the protein is encoded by the coding sequence ATGGCCGACCGTACCTTTCTTACCTGGCCGTTCTTTGAGAACCGGCACCGTGACCTTGCCGATGCGCTCGAGCAGTGGGCTGGAGTGACGCTGACGGCCTTCGAGGAACGGGCTCACGTCGAAGCGACGGTGGCCGATGCTACGCGCGATCTCGTTACGGTGTTGGGCAAAGGCGGCTGGTTACGCTATGCCGTCCCTGCCCCTTACGGTGCGCTGGACGGACTCGACGTGCGCAGTTTGTGCCTCGTCCGCGAAACGCTGGCCCGCCACCTCGGGCTTGCCGACTTCGCGTTTGCCATGCAGGGGCTTGGGGCCGCGCCGGTCTCGTTGTTCGGCACATCGGACCAACAGGGCGACCTGCTGCCGGGGATCGCCGATGGAACCCGCATCGGTGCCTTCGCCCTGTCCGAACCGGAAGCCGGGTCGAACCCGGGCGACATGACCACCCAAGCGCAGCGCGAGGGCGACCATTACGTTCTTAACGGCGAAAAGACCTGGATTTCGAACGGTGGGATCGCGACGCAATATACCGTCTTCGCCCGCACTGGCGCGGCGGGGCCAAAAGGACTCTCCGCCTTCGTGGTGCCGGCCGACGCGCCGGGTCTGCGCCTCGCTGAAACGATTGCGATAATCGCGCCCCACCCGCTCGGCCGCCTCATCTTCGAAGACTGCCGCATCCCGGTCGAAAACCTGATCGGTAGCGAAGGCGACGGCTTCAAGATCGCGATGGCCACGCTGGACACCTTCCGCTCGACCGTGGGTGCCGCGGCGCTCGGGTTCGCACGGCGCGCCTTGGATGAAACCCTGACACGCGTAAAGGCGCGGCACATCGGGAACGTCGCGCTCGCCGACCACCAAATGACCCAGAGTCGGATCGCCGACATGGCCTTGGGTATCGATACCGCAGCGCTGTTGATCTACCGCGCAGCATGGACCAAGGATACGCAAGGTACGCGGATATCGCGCGAAGCCGCGATGGCAAAGCTGCACGCAACCGAAATCGCCCAGCAAGTGATCGACAGCGCGGTGCAGCTTCACGGCGGCCTTGGCGTGGTCAGCGGATCGCCCGTCGAAGTCCTCTACCGCGAAATCCGATCGCTACGGATCTACGAGGGCACCAGCGAGATACAGAAGTTGATTATCGCCCAACAGACGTTGCGCAACCATGAAGGCGCGGCGGCATGA